In a single window of the Mucilaginibacter defluvii genome:
- a CDS encoding SprT-like domain-containing protein, producing the protein MDKIQILARYMPPDAAPLIGRWIDYFKCEFKISRGRSSKFGDYRPPFDGKGHRISVNYNLNPYAFLVTTVHEFAHLHTWNEHKHKAKPHGAEWKNNFKKMMQPFFEKDVFPADVKHAIVRYLNNPAASSCSDLNLYRSLRLYDNPKESIHTVEKIAVNTLFKLKDGRVFQKGEKLRKRYKCVEVATRRIYLFSPVAEVEVVSSNQ; encoded by the coding sequence TTGGATAAAATACAAATTCTTGCCCGTTATATGCCACCCGATGCCGCGCCGCTTATTGGCCGGTGGATAGATTATTTTAAGTGCGAATTTAAAATATCGCGTGGCCGTAGCAGTAAGTTTGGCGATTACCGTCCGCCGTTTGATGGCAAGGGACACCGCATCTCAGTTAACTACAATTTAAACCCCTACGCATTTTTGGTGACCACCGTGCACGAGTTCGCGCACCTGCACACCTGGAACGAGCATAAACACAAAGCCAAACCCCACGGCGCCGAGTGGAAGAACAATTTTAAGAAGATGATGCAGCCTTTTTTTGAGAAGGATGTTTTTCCGGCAGATGTAAAGCATGCCATTGTGCGTTACTTGAATAATCCCGCCGCTTCAAGCTGCTCAGATCTTAACCTGTACCGTTCGCTGCGCTTATACGATAATCCGAAGGAATCGATACACACGGTTGAAAAGATAGCTGTCAACACCCTATTCAAACTAAAGGATGGCCGTGTATTTCAAAAAGGGGAAAAGCTGCGCAAGCGTTATAAATGTGTTGAAGTCGCCACACGGCGCATCTACCTGTTCAGCCCGGTAGCCGAGGTTGAAGTGGTCTCATCCAACCAATAA
- a CDS encoding glycoside hydrolase family 172 protein: MKKLLLALWVTAAFITAKAQQPEKFNGLDMNLGNLSRLSDAQTRSISPENFTGSKGKGAMADPVKNKGQRNVANAANEARDLGIGWKVNPFIIVNPGETITIAEMEGPGAIQQIWMTPTGNWQFSILRFYWDDETEPSVESPVGVFFGMGWGNEYAPLNSLPVTVNPGSAFNCYWKMPFRKKCRVTLENINKAEPMRLYYQINYTLTTIGDDEAYFHAQYRRSNPNTTSLHTILDGVKGKGQYVGTYMGIGVNNNGWWGEGEIKFFMDGDKEYPTIAGTGTEDYFCGSYNFDRGGKYTEFTTPYAGLHQVIRPDGTYKAQQRFGMYRWHIMDPVRFDKDLKVTIQDLGWRDGGRYLPQKSDIITVAYWYQREPHGKFPKLPEKDLLEVN; encoded by the coding sequence ATGAAAAAACTGCTCTTAGCTTTATGGGTTACCGCTGCCTTTATAACTGCCAAAGCCCAGCAACCCGAAAAATTTAACGGGCTGGATATGAACCTGGGCAATCTTTCCCGACTGTCCGACGCGCAAACGAGATCCATTAGTCCGGAGAATTTTACCGGTTCTAAGGGCAAGGGAGCCATGGCCGACCCGGTGAAGAACAAGGGCCAGCGCAATGTGGCCAATGCCGCTAATGAAGCCCGCGACCTGGGTATAGGCTGGAAGGTAAACCCCTTCATCATTGTAAACCCCGGCGAAACCATTACCATTGCCGAAATGGAAGGCCCCGGCGCCATACAACAAATATGGATGACGCCTACCGGCAACTGGCAGTTCTCTATCCTCCGCTTTTATTGGGATGATGAAACCGAACCATCGGTGGAGTCGCCAGTTGGCGTGTTCTTCGGAATGGGCTGGGGTAATGAGTATGCGCCGCTAAACTCCTTGCCGGTTACAGTAAACCCGGGTAGTGCCTTTAATTGCTACTGGAAGATGCCTTTCCGCAAAAAATGCCGTGTTACGTTGGAGAACATCAATAAGGCCGAACCAATGCGATTGTATTACCAGATCAACTATACGCTCACTACCATCGGCGATGATGAAGCCTATTTTCATGCACAGTACCGCCGCTCAAACCCCAACACCACATCGCTGCATACTATACTGGATGGAGTTAAGGGCAAAGGGCAGTATGTGGGTACTTACATGGGCATTGGGGTAAACAATAACGGCTGGTGGGGCGAGGGCGAGATCAAATTTTTCATGGATGGCGATAAGGAATATCCAACCATAGCAGGCACTGGCACGGAGGACTACTTTTGCGGATCGTACAACTTTGACCGCGGCGGCAAATACACCGAGTTTACCACCCCCTACGCCGGTTTGCACCAGGTAATACGCCCCGACGGAACTTACAAAGCTCAGCAACGTTTTGGCATGTACCGCTGGCATATTATGGACCCTGTAAGGTTTGATAAAGATTTAAAAGTAACCATACAGGATTTAGGCTGGCGCGATGGCGGGCGTTATCTGCCGCAAAAGTCGGATATTATAACGGTAGCCTACTGGTATCAGCGCGAGCCGCACGGCAAATTCCCGAAGTTGCCGGAAAAGGATTTGCTGGAAGTGAACTGA
- a CDS encoding TonB-dependent receptor translates to MKRIFVLVAALLYTTLALSQNTFKAIIKDGKTNTPLIGATVLLQGATKGATADTSGLITLSGLPDGMQILQFRYVGYQTKLDTLTFPLQVPGMVVVQLMPSGKGEGEELIEVTVSSTRSSRTIANTPTRVEVISGEELEEKGNMKPGDIRMMLNESTGIQTQQTSATSGNSAIRIQGLDGKYTQIIRDGFPLYSGFSGGLGLLQIAPLDLKQVEVIKGASSTLYGGGAIAGLVNLVSKTPTDERKLDFLLNGTSAKGLDASVFYGQKFDKAGATIYAAYNHGSPYDPSTIGLTAIPRFNRYTLNPKLWLYLNDRTTLNIGLNTTIENRIGGDLDYINGLGNAQHSYFEQNKTGRYSSQLQLDHKLNDNEKLTFKNSVSYFYRNIALPDYRFSGVQVSSYSEANYSFTGKRSDWIAGLNLLTDRFEEEKQGAFALRDYTYNTIGGFVQNTFDIDNNITLETGIRGDYHNDYGLFLLPRVSALWKINEHLSTRLGGGLGYKAPTIFTEDAERIQFRNVLPLDVTETKAEQSYGANYDINYHAALFDDAVAFSINQLLFYTKVNNPMLLKQLINGNLQYQQPEGNLNTKGMETNIKLTYGNFKLFIGYTLADVKQTSENATTDYPLVSRHRLNNVLMYEVEDRLKIGLEAYYFSPQQLNNGSIGKGYWITGLMAEKIWERFSLFINFENLTDTRQTKFDTIYTGSITNPVFRDIYAPLDGFVINGGVKFKL, encoded by the coding sequence ATGAAACGAATATTTGTGCTCGTAGCAGCACTGCTATATACTACTTTAGCTCTTTCTCAAAATACATTTAAAGCCATTATTAAGGATGGTAAAACAAATACCCCCTTAATTGGCGCAACCGTACTATTACAAGGTGCAACCAAAGGTGCAACAGCCGATACAAGTGGGCTAATAACTTTAAGCGGGCTACCAGATGGGATGCAGATTTTGCAGTTTCGCTATGTAGGATACCAAACCAAACTGGATACGCTTACTTTTCCACTTCAGGTACCAGGGATGGTGGTGGTGCAGTTGATGCCATCAGGTAAAGGGGAGGGGGAGGAGCTCATTGAAGTTACCGTATCGTCTACACGCAGCAGCCGTACTATTGCCAATACACCTACCCGGGTAGAAGTTATTTCAGGTGAGGAACTGGAAGAAAAAGGCAATATGAAACCCGGAGATATCCGCATGATGCTCAATGAAAGTACGGGTATACAAACGCAGCAAACATCGGCAACCAGTGGTAACTCGGCCATCCGTATTCAAGGGTTAGATGGTAAGTACACGCAGATAATACGTGACGGCTTTCCTTTGTACTCCGGCTTCTCAGGTGGATTGGGTTTACTGCAAATAGCACCGCTGGATTTGAAACAGGTGGAGGTTATCAAAGGGGCATCGTCAACACTTTATGGTGGCGGCGCAATTGCCGGGTTGGTTAACCTGGTATCAAAAACACCTACAGATGAACGAAAGCTGGATTTTCTTTTAAACGGCACATCAGCAAAAGGGTTGGATGCAAGCGTGTTTTACGGCCAAAAGTTTGATAAAGCAGGTGCAACTATTTACGCAGCCTATAATCATGGTTCACCTTATGACCCTTCAACAATAGGTTTAACCGCTATACCCCGGTTTAACCGCTATACGTTAAATCCGAAATTATGGCTGTATTTAAATGATCGCACTACACTTAACATTGGTTTAAATACTACCATAGAAAACCGGATCGGTGGTGATCTTGATTACATCAATGGCCTGGGTAATGCGCAGCATTCTTACTTTGAGCAAAATAAGACAGGCAGATACAGCAGCCAATTACAACTTGACCACAAGCTGAATGATAATGAAAAACTGACATTTAAAAACAGTGTGAGTTATTTTTACCGCAATATAGCTTTGCCTGATTATCGTTTTTCGGGTGTGCAGGTATCTTCTTACAGTGAAGCTAATTATTCATTTACGGGCAAAAGGTCGGATTGGATAGCAGGGTTGAATTTATTGACTGATCGTTTTGAAGAAGAAAAACAGGGTGCTTTTGCGCTTCGCGATTACACCTATAACACCATTGGCGGTTTTGTTCAGAATACGTTTGATATAGATAATAATATTACACTGGAAACCGGAATCAGGGGTGATTATCACAACGATTATGGTTTATTCCTTTTACCGAGAGTATCTGCACTCTGGAAAATCAATGAGCATTTATCTACCCGTTTGGGTGGTGGCCTGGGTTATAAAGCACCAACGATATTTACAGAAGATGCAGAGCGGATACAGTTTCGGAATGTGTTGCCATTGGATGTTACGGAAACCAAAGCTGAGCAGTCATACGGGGCCAATTATGATATAAACTATCATGCAGCCTTATTTGATGACGCTGTAGCATTCAGCATTAATCAGTTGTTATTTTATACCAAAGTTAATAACCCCATGCTGTTGAAACAACTTATAAATGGCAACCTCCAATACCAGCAACCGGAAGGAAATTTGAATACTAAGGGTATGGAAACCAATATCAAACTTACATATGGTAATTTTAAGCTTTTTATAGGCTATACACTTGCTGATGTAAAGCAAACCAGTGAGAATGCCACTACTGATTATCCGCTGGTATCCCGTCACCGTTTAAATAATGTACTCATGTATGAGGTGGAAGATAGGTTAAAAATAGGTTTGGAAGCGTATTATTTTAGCCCTCAACAGTTAAACAACGGAAGCATAGGAAAAGGATATTGGATAACGGGGCTAATGGCGGAGAAGATATGGGAGCGGTTTTCACTGTTCATTAACTTTGAAAACCTGACAGATACAAGGCAAACCAAGTTTGATACAATATATACAGGGAGCATTACTAACCCGGTATTTCGGGATATTTATGCGCCATTAGATGGTTTTGTAATTAATGGAGGAGTTAAATTCAAGCTTTAG
- the mraZ gene encoding division/cell wall cluster transcriptional repressor MraZ gives MSFLLGEYDCKLDAKGRLMIPADLKKQLPGVEGEGLVILRGFEKQLTIYTKKEWENTVNDLSKLNQYDRKSRDFVRFFTRGAMGLSLDAAGRVLLPKALLDYAGISNEVIVACQLNKIELWAPAAYDELMNSIPDDFAAMAEQVMGSAGRRDDD, from the coding sequence ATGTCATTCCTGTTAGGTGAATATGATTGCAAGCTGGATGCCAAGGGGCGCTTAATGATCCCTGCGGACCTCAAGAAACAACTCCCCGGAGTTGAAGGAGAGGGTCTTGTGATTTTGCGCGGGTTTGAAAAACAGCTGACGATATACACTAAAAAGGAATGGGAAAATACGGTGAACGACCTGAGCAAACTTAATCAATACGACAGGAAAAGCCGCGATTTTGTGCGTTTTTTCACCCGTGGAGCCATGGGCTTGTCTTTAGACGCTGCCGGGCGCGTACTGTTGCCGAAGGCATTGCTTGATTATGCCGGCATCAGCAACGAAGTGATTGTGGCTTGCCAGCTTAACAAAATTGAGCTATGGGCACCGGCCGCTTATGATGAGCTGATGAACAGCATTCCGGATGATTTTGCAGCAATGGCTGAGCAGGTAATGGGCAGTGCAGGAAGGAGGGACGATGACTAA
- the rsmH gene encoding 16S rRNA (cytosine(1402)-N(4))-methyltransferase RsmH, which yields MTNGYHVPVMLKECIEALAIKPNGTYVDVTFGGGGHSREILKHLGPDGRLIAFDQDADAQRNIPDDDRFTFVDQNFRYLKNFCRLHDAIPVDGILADLGVSSYQFDQADRGFSIRFDAELDMRMNQADTLTAKEVVNTYAEADLHRIFGVYGEIQNAKSLAKTIATARLNTPLNTIADLKNAISNLIPRGKENKYLAQVFQALRIEVNQELEALKDFLAQSAEVLGTGGRLVVMSYHSLEDRLVKNFIAKGKFSGEVEKDLYGNDKKPLDAVSRGAITATEDEIKDNNRARSAKLRIAVKK from the coding sequence ATGACTAACGGTTACCACGTACCTGTAATGCTTAAGGAATGTATTGAGGCGCTGGCCATTAAACCCAACGGCACTTATGTAGATGTGACTTTTGGCGGCGGAGGCCACTCGCGCGAAATACTCAAACATCTTGGCCCCGATGGCCGCCTGATCGCTTTTGACCAGGACGCCGACGCCCAGCGCAATATACCTGATGATGACCGCTTCACTTTTGTTGATCAGAACTTCAGGTACTTAAAAAACTTTTGCCGCCTGCATGATGCTATCCCGGTGGATGGCATTTTGGCTGATCTGGGGGTATCATCCTATCAGTTTGACCAGGCCGACCGCGGATTTTCTATCCGTTTTGACGCCGAGCTGGATATGCGCATGAATCAGGCCGATACACTGACCGCTAAGGAGGTAGTAAACACCTATGCTGAGGCTGACTTGCACCGCATTTTTGGCGTTTACGGTGAGATACAAAATGCGAAGTCGCTGGCCAAAACCATTGCGACAGCAAGGTTGAATACCCCGCTGAATACCATTGCCGACCTAAAGAACGCCATCAGCAACCTGATACCACGCGGCAAGGAGAACAAATACCTAGCGCAGGTTTTCCAGGCATTGCGCATTGAGGTAAATCAGGAGTTGGAAGCCTTGAAGGATTTTCTGGCCCAATCGGCAGAAGTACTGGGTACCGGCGGCAGGCTGGTGGTGATGTCATACCATTCGCTGGAAGACAGGCTGGTTAAGAACTTCATCGCCAAAGGCAAATTCAGTGGCGAGGTGGAAAAGGATTTATATGGTAACGATAAAAAACCTTTGGACGCGGTGAGCCGTGGCGCTATTACCGCAACTGAGGACGAGATAAAAGATAACAACAGGGCGCGCAGCGCGAAACTTAGAATAGCTGTAAAGAAATGA
- a CDS encoding FtsL-like putative cell division protein, translated as MTNRLRSEIEEEVAEKELIVEEKPAREIPDNLFTQFLNKGFVTTEEATRALPFILYVAFLCMLYIANRHLAERNLRDIDKISKEVKELTWDYKSAKAELAYKSTLTEVAKRTDTIGIKQSLEPPQKITVKEDQNGN; from the coding sequence ATGACGAATCGTTTACGCAGTGAAATTGAGGAAGAAGTAGCTGAAAAGGAGCTTATTGTGGAAGAAAAGCCGGCACGTGAAATACCGGATAACCTTTTTACGCAATTTTTAAATAAAGGCTTTGTAACCACCGAGGAGGCTACCAGGGCCCTGCCTTTTATTTTATACGTAGCGTTTTTATGTATGCTTTATATAGCAAACAGGCATTTGGCCGAGCGAAATCTGCGTGATATTGATAAGATAAGTAAAGAAGTTAAAGAGCTTACCTGGGATTATAAATCGGCAAAAGCCGAGCTGGCTTATAAAAGCACGTTAACCGAAGTAGCTAAACGTACCGATACTATCGGCATAAAACAATCACTTGAACCACCTCAAAAAATAACCGTTAAGGAGGATCAAAATGGGAATTAG
- a CDS encoding penicillin-binding protein has translation MGIRTNILLRVYLAFGLILLFAIAVVFQLGRVQVIQGKKWRSMADSLSVRNMDVEAGRGNIFSVDGSLLATSVPEYELRMDMLAGAIEDDKIFYEKVDSLAGKLSGLFADKSARQYARILREARHEKARYFLLKRKVTYQQLKKVRQFPIFNMGKYRGGLIAVQKNKRIMPFQTLAARTIGYKNDNIQNPVGLEGAFANYINGEKGRRLMQRIAGGIWMPVNDGEYDIAPKEGADIISTIDVNFQDVVQTALEKQLIKSDAHHGTAILMEVNTGEVRAVANFTKVEDGVYKEKFNYAIAGNQDPGSTFKVASYMALLEDNKVDTNTMVNTGNYPIKGHTIKDSHGSIGRVTVKKAFEESSNAAVAYLVNTAYHDNQSQFTDHLYDWKLNEKMGLQIPGEAQPVVKNPKNRSWNKNMSLPQMAYGYEMQLTPLKMLSFYNAIANNGKYIAPIFVREIRRLGNTVEHFNARVINPKICSDVTLSKMEAMLEGVITEGTGKSIINNPVYKVAGKSGTAQVADANLGYRANRKYQASFCGYFPADNPKYSLIVVINDPKNGYYGAAVSGPAFREIADKVYAADMRINQNKTEHFVGNTSMPDVKQGNVKALKHVYSKLGLKPLYASVNALENGIDTSSGIAFEDTKVKKGSVPNVTGMGLSDALYVMGNAGYKVVARGSGAVKKQSVTGGSLIPKGSKIILELQ, from the coding sequence ATGGGAATTAGGACCAACATACTGCTCAGGGTTTACCTTGCTTTCGGGTTGATCCTGCTTTTTGCTATTGCCGTTGTATTTCAACTGGGCCGCGTACAGGTAATACAGGGCAAAAAATGGCGCTCTATGGCCGATAGTCTTTCGGTGCGTAATATGGACGTTGAGGCCGGCCGAGGTAACATCTTCTCGGTTGATGGCAGCCTGCTGGCTACATCGGTACCGGAGTATGAACTGCGTATGGATATGCTTGCCGGCGCCATTGAGGACGACAAGATATTTTACGAAAAGGTTGACTCGCTGGCCGGAAAATTATCGGGGTTATTCGCTGATAAATCAGCACGTCAGTATGCCCGCATATTGCGCGAGGCCAGGCACGAAAAGGCCCGTTACTTTTTACTAAAGCGTAAGGTCACTTATCAGCAACTGAAAAAGGTACGCCAGTTCCCTATTTTCAATATGGGCAAATACCGTGGCGGACTTATAGCTGTGCAAAAGAACAAGCGTATTATGCCTTTTCAAACCCTGGCGGCGCGTACCATAGGTTATAAAAATGATAATATACAAAACCCGGTGGGTTTAGAAGGTGCCTTTGCCAATTACATTAACGGCGAAAAAGGCCGCAGATTGATGCAGCGCATTGCCGGTGGCATATGGATGCCGGTGAACGACGGTGAGTATGATATCGCACCAAAAGAAGGCGCGGACATTATATCAACCATCGATGTTAACTTTCAGGATGTGGTACAAACCGCTTTGGAAAAACAACTGATTAAAAGCGATGCCCACCATGGTACGGCCATCCTGATGGAGGTAAATACCGGCGAAGTACGCGCTGTAGCAAACTTTACCAAGGTTGAGGATGGTGTTTATAAAGAAAAGTTCAACTATGCCATTGCCGGCAACCAGGATCCAGGTTCTACTTTTAAGGTAGCCTCGTATATGGCACTGCTGGAAGACAACAAGGTAGATACCAATACCATGGTGAACACCGGTAATTATCCAATCAAAGGCCACACCATTAAGGATTCACATGGCAGTATTGGCCGGGTAACGGTTAAAAAGGCGTTCGAGGAATCATCAAACGCGGCGGTAGCCTATTTGGTAAATACGGCTTACCATGATAATCAATCTCAATTTACCGATCACCTATATGACTGGAAGCTGAATGAAAAAATGGGCCTGCAAATTCCGGGCGAGGCACAACCTGTTGTAAAGAACCCAAAAAACCGTAGCTGGAACAAAAACATGAGCTTGCCGCAAATGGCCTATGGTTACGAGATGCAACTTACGCCTTTAAAAATGCTGTCGTTTTATAACGCGATTGCTAACAACGGCAAATATATCGCACCAATCTTTGTGCGTGAGATACGCCGTTTAGGTAATACAGTAGAGCATTTCAACGCCCGTGTTATTAATCCGAAAATATGCTCGGATGTTACATTGAGCAAGATGGAAGCCATGCTTGAGGGGGTAATAACCGAGGGCACTGGTAAAAGTATCATCAACAACCCGGTTTATAAGGTTGCGGGTAAATCGGGCACCGCACAAGTGGCCGATGCTAATCTGGGCTACCGTGCCAACCGCAAGTACCAGGCATCATTTTGCGGTTATTTCCCTGCAGATAATCCGAAGTATTCGTTGATCGTAGTTATTAACGACCCAAAAAACGGCTACTATGGCGCGGCGGTATCTGGTCCGGCGTTCAGGGAAATAGCCGACAAGGTTTATGCCGCTGATATGCGCATCAACCAAAACAAAACCGAGCATTTTGTGGGTAACACCAGCATGCCCGATGTTAAGCAGGGTAATGTTAAAGCCTTAAAACATGTTTATAGCAAACTTGGCCTTAAACCCTTGTACGCGTCTGTAAACGCTTTAGAAAACGGGATCGACACCAGCAGCGGTATCGCCTTTGAAGATACCAAAGTAAAAAAAGGCTCGGTACCTAATGTTACCGGCATGGGGCTTAGCGACGCACTTTATGTAATGGGCAACGCCGGTTATAAAGTAGTGGCACGCGGCAGCGGCGCGGTAAAAAAACAATCGGTAACGGGCGGCAGCCTGATACCTAAGGGATCAAAAATAATACTGGAACTGCAATGA
- a CDS encoding UDP-N-acetylmuramoyl-L-alanyl-D-glutamate--2,6-diaminopimelate ligase — MRYLSDIIEGLAFTELQGSADVEITAVVFDSRKVVPGSLFIAVRGTVVDGHDYIEQAVEHGAAAIICEELPAHVTGEVDFLMVADSAIALGIVAANFYEKPSSNLKLVGVTGTNGKTTIATLLYQLFRDLGYKCGLLSTVENQINGTIIPSTHTTPDPVALNSLLADMVDQGCDYCFMEVSSHAVAQHRIQGLTFAGGIFTNLTHDHLDYHKTFLAYRDAKKAFFDGLPKNAFALTNADDKNGSVMLQNTKAHKKSYALKSMADYKAKILESAFDGLLLNIDNEEVWFRMVGTFNAYNLLAVYATAMLLDQDKAKVLTSLSKLPGAEGRFDYIVAPNKVIGIVDYAHTPDAVQNVLSTIHGIRKGDEKVITVIGCGGDRDKTKRPVMAKVACEWSDNVILTSDNPRSEDPAQIIEDMKAGVDPAFKRHVLSITDRREAIKTACTLAKPGDVILLAGKGHEKYQEINGVRNHFDDMEELVALFKEMN; from the coding sequence ATGAGATACTTGAGCGATATAATTGAGGGGCTTGCTTTTACCGAGTTACAAGGCAGCGCGGATGTTGAAATAACAGCCGTTGTTTTTGATTCGCGCAAGGTGGTACCCGGCTCATTGTTTATTGCCGTTAGAGGCACTGTGGTTGACGGGCACGATTATATTGAGCAAGCGGTAGAACATGGAGCCGCGGCTATTATTTGCGAAGAACTACCCGCGCATGTTACCGGCGAGGTTGACTTTTTAATGGTGGCTGATTCGGCTATCGCATTAGGTATTGTGGCAGCTAACTTTTACGAAAAGCCATCATCGAACCTGAAACTGGTTGGTGTAACGGGCACTAATGGTAAAACCACAATTGCCACGCTTTTATACCAGTTGTTTCGTGACCTCGGTTATAAATGCGGGTTGCTGTCAACCGTTGAAAACCAGATCAACGGTACCATCATACCCTCAACCCATACCACACCCGATCCGGTAGCGCTTAACAGCCTACTGGCTGATATGGTAGACCAGGGTTGCGATTATTGCTTTATGGAAGTAAGCTCGCACGCTGTAGCGCAGCACCGTATACAGGGGCTGACTTTTGCCGGCGGCATTTTTACCAACCTTACGCACGATCATTTGGATTACCATAAAACATTCCTGGCGTATCGTGATGCTAAAAAAGCTTTTTTTGACGGCTTGCCTAAAAATGCATTCGCCTTAACCAATGCCGATGATAAAAACGGCAGCGTGATGTTGCAAAACACCAAGGCCCATAAAAAAAGCTATGCCCTTAAAAGCATGGCCGATTACAAGGCTAAGATATTGGAAAGCGCGTTTGATGGTTTGCTGCTGAACATTGATAACGAAGAAGTATGGTTCAGGATGGTAGGTACATTTAACGCTTACAACCTGCTGGCGGTTTACGCTACTGCCATGTTGCTCGATCAGGATAAAGCCAAAGTACTAACCAGCCTGAGCAAACTGCCTGGCGCTGAGGGCCGCTTTGATTATATAGTAGCGCCTAATAAGGTGATCGGCATTGTTGACTACGCCCATACGCCGGATGCAGTACAAAATGTATTAAGCACCATTCATGGGATACGCAAAGGCGACGAAAAAGTAATAACGGTGATTGGCTGCGGCGGCGATCGTGATAAAACTAAACGCCCGGTGATGGCAAAGGTAGCCTGCGAATGGAGCGACAACGTGATCCTAACGTCAGATAATCCGCGCAGCGAAGATCCGGCGCAGATCATCGAAGATATGAAAGCAGGTGTTGACCCGGCATTCAAACGCCATGTATTGAGTATTACCGACCGGCGTGAGGCTATAAAAACAGCCTGTACCCTGGCCAAACCCGGTGATGTGATACTGCTTGCCGGTAAAGGCCACGAAAAATACCAGGAGATAAACGGCGTACGCAACCACTTTGACGATATGGAAGAATTGGTAGCGTTATTTAAAGAAATGAATTAA
- the mraY gene encoding phospho-N-acetylmuramoyl-pentapeptide-transferase encodes MLYYLFQYLNEKFHIPGAGVFQYITFRTAMSVITSLIITTVYGRRLIDYLRYKQVGETVRNLGLEGQMQKQGTPTMGGIIIILGIVVPTLLFARLENIYIIMMLVTTIWLGAIGFLDDYIKVFKKNKEGLAGRFKITGQVILSLFIGWTMYFNDSIIIRQEVKLPVTYDAPVSFHMRDNVPVYTQDIKSTITTLPFYKNNEFDYSKVLKFTGEGYEQYALVVFLFFVIIIITGISNGANITDGIDGLATGTSAIIGITLALLAYVSGNTVIADYLNIMYIPNSGELVIFAGAFVGACVGFLWYNSYPAQVFMGDTGSLAIGGIIAVFAIMIRKELMLPILCGIFIVENMSVIMQVSYFKYTKKKYGEGRRIFLMSPLHHHYQKKGYHESKIVTRFWILGIMLAIMAIITLKLR; translated from the coding sequence ATGCTATACTACCTTTTTCAATATTTAAACGAAAAATTCCACATTCCGGGAGCGGGGGTGTTTCAGTACATCACGTTCCGTACGGCAATGTCGGTAATTACGTCGTTAATTATCACCACGGTATACGGCCGCAGGCTGATTGATTATCTGCGCTATAAGCAGGTGGGCGAAACCGTGCGCAACCTTGGCCTTGAAGGGCAAATGCAAAAACAAGGTACGCCTACCATGGGTGGCATCATCATCATCCTGGGTATTGTAGTGCCTACCCTTTTGTTCGCACGTTTGGAGAACATCTACATCATCATGATGCTGGTAACCACCATTTGGCTGGGTGCTATCGGTTTTCTGGATGATTATATCAAGGTATTTAAAAAGAACAAAGAGGGTCTTGCAGGCCGCTTTAAGATCACCGGTCAGGTTATCCTTTCCCTGTTTATCGGCTGGACAATGTACTTCAACGACAGCATTATTATCCGACAGGAAGTAAAACTACCGGTAACTTATGATGCCCCGGTATCATTCCATATGCGCGATAATGTGCCGGTTTATACGCAGGATATCAAGTCGACCATTACTACCCTGCCCTTTTACAAAAACAATGAGTTTGATTACAGCAAGGTATTAAAATTTACCGGCGAAGGGTACGAGCAATACGCGCTGGTGGTTTTCCTGTTCTTCGTGATCATTATTATAACGGGGATATCCAACGGTGCCAATATAACGGATGGTATTGACGGCCTGGCTACGGGTACATCGGCTATCATCGGCATTACGCTGGCATTGCTGGCTTATGTATCGGGCAATACGGTTATAGCCGATTACCTCAACATTATGTATATCCCCAACTCGGGCGAACTCGTAATTTTTGCCGGGGCCTTTGTGGGTGCATGTGTCGGTTTCCTGTGGTACAACTCCTACCCTGCCCAGGTATTTATGGGCGATACAGGCAGTTTGGCCATCGGCGGTATCATTGCGGTATTCGCCATCATGATACGCAAGGAGCTGATGCTACCCATACTCTGCGGCATCTTTATCGTAGAAAACATGTCGGTGATTATGCAGGTATCCTATTTTAAATATACTAAAAAGAAATACGGCGAGGGCCGCAGGATATTCTTGATGTCGCCACTGCACCACCATTACCAAAAAAAGGGCTACCACGAATCCAAGATCGTTACCCGTTTTTGGATATTAGGCATTATGCTGGCGATAATGGCGATCATAACATTGAAGCTGAGATAG